Below is a window of Diaminobutyricibacter sp. McL0608 DNA.
TGGTGTACACAGCCGCCCCGACGCCGATGAGGATGCCGATCCATCGTGCGCCGTAGTGCGCTTGCATCACTCCGAGCAGGACGTATCCGAGGGGGAAGAGCACCAGGGCTGGGAGCACGATAATGGCGGTTCCGGTGTCGAGGTCGGCCGCAGTGTGTACAAGGCTGGGCGCGTATCTCGCCGTGACCGGGTTACGTGTCCCGTCGACTACGATCAGCCCGAAGTACCAGATCGTGCCAAGCAGTGCACAGTACAAGTTGATCAGGTCACGGCGTCGGAACTGGCTCACGTTCGGAAAGAAGAGGCCGGCGAGGCCGATGATCTGCAGGATGAGCCCGATCGCCTCTACGCCGTGAGTGAGTCCGTAGAGCGGTCCGACTTCGGCGATGTGAACGCCGTCCCGCTCCGGATGGACGATGACCGCGAGAAGAAAGAGCACTGCGCCGGAGATCGCGCTCGCCGCCGCAACGGTCTGCGTTCGCCGGGTCATGCTCAAGCCGTCCACCGTCTCGGGTGGGTCCCCGTGGCGCGCGCCGGCGTGGTCGCTCCGAGAGAGTTCGCTGCTCATGTTCTCCTCCACAACGTGGTGCGTTGGCGGGATGCGTCGCCGCAACCCGTCTAAGTTGATCATTCGTGCTTGAGATACGCAGGCTACACTATCTCGTACGTGTATGTACAAATTAGGAGTTGCGATGGCAGTCAAGCGAGATCAGCGTGCCGACGCGCGACGGAATGTGTCTGCAATCCTGGACTCGGCTCAACGCTGCCTGAGCAGCGATCCGCAGGCGACGATCGCGCAGATTGCTGAGACCGCAGGCGTCGGACGCATGACCCTCTACGGCCATTTCAAGACGCGAGCAGAACTGGTCGAGGCGGTCTTGGAAAGGGTGACCACACAATCCAGCGAGGTCCTGGACTCGGTCGACCTCAGCGGTGATCCTGCGGAGGCTCTTACTCGATTGGTCGGCGCGACCTGGGAGGTCGTCCATCGCTTCAACGCTGTTCGCGAGGCTGCCCGAGACGAACTGCCAGAGAAGAGCATGCTCGACAACCACACGGCGCACTTTCGTCGTTTGGACGCTCTGGTAGCGCGCGGGCAGGCCGCCGGGACTTTCCGCCGGGATCTGCCCCGGGAGTGGCTCATCTCGGTGTGTTACCGGCTAATGCACGGAGCGGCGGACGACTGCGCCGCCGGATCGATCGAGCGGCAAGACGCGGGGCGCCTCGTCGCCGCCACACTCATTGCGGCGTATACCGCCCCCGGCGCCCGCGTTGCAGGCATCGAATCGGCAGCCGCCGCGCGGTAGCGGGGTGGATGTCACGCAGTGGCTTGCAGCAAGGCCGCACGCTCGCCGGCGAGTGCTGCCGCCGCTGGCTCAATGCCCGAGCGCTCTGAAGGACCGCTCCAGCGCCCCGCACCACTCTCCAACGGCGACGGACGCGGAGGTCGTGGAGAAGATCCTCTGGTTGCGGCAGCAGTGGCACTTCCGACCGCAGAAGATCACCATGTATCTCAATTCGGGCTACCCAAGTTTTACCGGCTGAAGGCGGACGGTTTGGCCGCATCCGATCAAACCCTGCCGCCTATGATTTTGCTCATGTCTAAACACGCTCGCGCGCATAAGCGGGGCGACGGTCGGCGGGAGGTGTACCGCATCTTTCTGGATAGCGTCGCCTTCCTGATTGGCGCAGTTCTCTTCGGCTTCCTGTCTAGCTGGCTTTTTGGCGGTTTCCTTCGTTAGGGCTCAGTCCGATTTCAGCTCACCGCGTCGAATCTTTGGAGCAGTGCGGACATGTCGGGGGATTCTGCCGCGCGCTGGACGTAGTGCTTGACGGTCATGGCTTCGGCGGATGGCCAAGCTGAGACGCGGCCGTTTTTGTGGAGGCTTCGCTGTCCGGGAGTGTCGCCACGGTCTTGTGGCGCCTCCGACAATATTGGATGCGCGACGGCTGGCTGTGCGATTCCGCGCAGGCGGCCGACAAGGTCGCGAAGGCCGTCGATCATTTCTGCTCGGGTGAATTCGGCCCTTGCGGGACCCTGTGCAGCGTCCGTCATGCGCCGGCCAGCTCGCCGGGCTTCGATGAGAACGCCACGCTCGCTTCTGGGTACGGTGTTCGCCAGGCTCGACCGCAAACCGCGCTGGCTCGAGCGTCTCTCCGAGATCGTGATTCCCGCACTGGTCGTGCATGGTCGCCGTGACCCGTTCTTCCCTGTCGGTAACGGCGAAGCGCTTGCAAGCGAGATCCGCGTCTCGCGACTGCTTGTGCTCGAACGGACCTCGACCGTGATCCAA
It encodes the following:
- a CDS encoding TetR/AcrR family transcriptional regulator codes for the protein MAVKRDQRADARRNVSAILDSAQRCLSSDPQATIAQIAETAGVGRMTLYGHFKTRAELVEAVLERVTTQSSEVLDSVDLSGDPAEALTRLVGATWEVVHRFNAVREAARDELPEKSMLDNHTAHFRRLDALVARGQAAGTFRRDLPREWLISVCYRLMHGAADDCAAGSIERQDAGRLVAATLIAAYTAPGARVAGIESAAAAR
- a CDS encoding alpha/beta fold hydrolase translates to MRTPRSLLGTVFARLDRKPRWLERLSEIVIPALVVHGRRDPFFPVGNGEALASEIRVSRLLVLERTSTVIQEWDFDEVTTAMLDL